In bacterium, a genomic segment contains:
- a CDS encoding PIN domain-containing protein — protein MILLDTHVLIWVASRNTAKLGAAKLEALDATIREGSAAVSSVTFWELEHARRDPMNSVSSSWSTREARQRLLARGLIDVSPTAEVLIASVELGDTDFHSDPMDRVIAATAIDRDWPLATLDKRIITWANRTGRLRLHSI, from the coding sequence GTGATTCTCCTCGACACCCATGTCCTGATCTGGGTCGCTTCTCGGAATACAGCAAAGCTTGGCGCGGCGAAGCTGGAAGCGTTGGATGCGACCATCAGAGAAGGCTCGGCAGCCGTGTCGTCGGTGACATTCTGGGAACTAGAGCATGCCCGGCGGGATCCCATGAACAGCGTGTCGTCCTCTTGGTCTACGCGGGAGGCGCGACAGCGGTTGCTGGCGCGAGGTCTCATTGATGTATCACCGACCGCGGAAGTGCTCATTGCCTCGGTGGAACTGGGAGACACTGATTTCCACAGTGATCCGATGGACCGCGTCATCGCAGCTACAGCCATCGACCGCGACTGGCCGCTGGCCACATTGGATAAGCGCATCATCACCTGGGCGAATCGAACAGGACGTTTGCGCCTGCACTCCATTTGA
- a CDS encoding type II toxin-antitoxin system prevent-host-death family antitoxin, with protein MDPAPTRRIAATEFKNRSLGLLKEVAETGEPLTVTSHGHPIVHIIPTNEKPQGILGCAPEWRGLMDDPEYSPYSEGEWAQFAADRTTAV; from the coding sequence ATGGATCCAGCGCCCACCCGGCGTATTGCCGCTACCGAGTTCAAGAACCGGAGTCTGGGACTGCTCAAGGAAGTCGCAGAGACCGGCGAGCCCCTGACTGTGACCAGCCACGGGCACCCCATTGTCCACATCATCCCCACGAACGAGAAACCGCAGGGGATCCTGGGATGCGCTCCGGAATGGCGGGGGCTGATGGACGACCCGGAGTATTCCCCGTATAGCGAGGGGGAGTGGGCACAGTTCGCCGCCGACCGGACGACGGCTGTTTAG